The Streptomyces capitiformicae genome contains the following window.
TGGCCGTCCGAGTCGTGGAACCCGGCCGCGAATCCACGCCGTCACCCCACATCACCAAGGACACAGTCCTGTTGACGGATGGTCAGGAGAGCGTCGAGGCCTTCGTGGAGGCTGAGACCGCACGCATCCAGGACCGCTACGACCACGCCGCGCCCCGGCATGTCGCGGCCTCCCGTGCCCTGCATGACTACGCGTGGTCGGTCGGCCTCCTGATGAGCGGCGCCTGGTACCTGGAGCGGCGTGTGCCGCGCATCGCCCCCGAGGACATACGGGTCGACCTCGCGTCGGGCACGTACGAGATCACCCCCGGCACCGACCTCGTCTGTCTGGCCGACGACCCGGTGGCGGCGCTGCCGGGTACCCGACCCGTGGCCCGACAGGAGGATCTGCGAGCCGAGTTGAGGGTCGCCGTCGCGGACCACATGGCGCCGGTGCTGGACGCGATAGGCCCGTACGTCCGGCGGGGCTCACGGGCGCTGTGGGGCATGGTCTCCGACGACCTGGTCTCCGGCCTCTGGTACCTGGGCCGCATGCGCGGCGAGGAGGCCGCCGGCGTACGGGCCGCCACGGAGGTACTGCCCTCCGCCCGGGCGCCCTTCCCCGGCGGCGCCGACTTCCGTTCCCTGCGCACGGCCGACGGCCGCGAGCACCCGACGCGTACGCGCATCGGGTGCTGCCTCTACTACACGATCCGGCCGGGCGAAGCGTGTTCCACCTGTCCCCGCACATGCGACGCGGAGCGGTTGCGGCGGCTGCAGGGCTGAGCGGTTCAGGATGTCACGAGGCCGGGTACGCGTAGAACCCCCGCACCGACTTCCTGCCGAGGTGCCCCGCCTCGACCATGCGACGCGGCAAGCGGCGATGGCGCGCACAGCGGTTCGGCGTGCTCCTCGTACAGGGACTCGACGACGGCCTGGGCGGTGTCGAGGCCGATGAGGTCGAGCAGCCGCAGCGGGCCCATCGAGCCTGGTCCGGGGCCTGGACGGCCGTCTTCCCCAACTTTGTCGGCGCTGGTGGTGAGGGCCGGGATGAGCTCAGGGCCTGTACGGGGACGGGGTTGGACCAGTGCAGCCCGATGACCCGGTCCGGTCGGCCGGCGGCGGTCGCGAGGTCCGTCAATGGGATGGACGAGGTGTTGCTGGCGAGAATCGCGCCGGAGTCGAGGATCTTGTCGACGTCCCGGAAGAGGGCGCACTTCAGGTCGCGGTCCTCCACGGCGCGTACGGCCTTGCCGAGGGATTCCTCGATACGGCGGCGCCTGCCGCCACCGCCGGCCGGCCGACCTGGGTCACCAGCACGTCGAGCCCGCTGCGGGCCACCGTCTCGGCGATACCGGAGCCCATGAGCCCACAGCCGACGACGCCGATCCTGGAGGGGGTGGTCATGCGTGAGCCCTCCGTTCCAGCCTCTCACCTCGTACGGCCGCCGCGTGTCAGTCGTGCGGGGCCTGCCCGCTCACCCGGTGGTCCGCGTGGCTGAGCGCCTCGACCACCAGGCGCCGGAGATGGCCGTCGCTGAGGCTGTAGTGGATGTGGCGGCCCTCCCGGCGGGTGTCCACGAGGCCGGCCAGCCGTAGCTTCGCCAGGTGTTGGCTGACGGCGGTCCGGGATGCCTCGCAGCGCTCGGCGAGGGAGCCGACGTCGGACTCGCCCTGCGCGAGGAGCCAGAGCAGATGCAGCCGGGTGACGTCGGAGAGCATCGCGAACACCCCGGTCGCCTCGGTGAGCCGCGCCCTGTCGGGGGCACTCAGATGCGCACCGGGTGCAGGTGAGACGGCGTGGCGTTCAGGCATGGGCCCAGCGTAGGCGCTCCGCTTGGGGGGCCGCGACGGGTTGTCGGTCGGCTGCGGCGCCGTTGGGGCCGGTCGCGCAGTTCCCCGCGCCCCTGACGGGGCGCCGACACAAGCATCATGTGCACAGTTGCGCACATGATGGGTATGCTCTTGAGTATGCTCGACGTTCTGCGTCATCGCGCCTACCGGCGTCTCTTCGCCGCCCAGGTCATCGCCCTGGTCGGGACCGGGCTCGCGACCGTCGCGCTCGGGCTGTTGGCGTATGACCTCGCGGGGTCCGACGCCGGTTCGGTGCTCGGGACCGCTCTGGCGATCAAGATGGTGGCGTATGTGGCGATCGCGCCGGTGGTGGGCGCGATCGGCGATCGGCTGCCGCGGCGGGGGCTCATGGTGTCGGCGGATCTGGTCCGCGCCGGGGTGGCCGTGTTCCTGCCGTTCGTCGACCAGGTCTGGCAGGTGTACGTCCTGGTCTTCCTGCTCCAGTCCGCCTCGGCCGCGTTCACGCCCACGTTCCAGGCCGTCATCCCCGATGTGCTGCCCGAGGAGCGCGCGTACACGCGGGCGCTGTCGATGTCACGGCTCGCGTACGACCTGGAGAGCCTGCTCTCGCCCGTGCTCGCGGCCGCGCTGTTGTCCGTCGTCAGCTACAACTGGCTGTTCACCGGCACCGTGCTCGGCTTCGTCGCCTCGGCCGCGCTGGTGGTGTCCACCGCCCTGCCCGAGCGGGCCGCCCGCACCGCGCCGGGCACCGGTCGCCGCACCGGCACGGGGACCCGGCTCTTCCTCGCCGTGCCGCGGCTCCGCGCCCTGCTCGCCCTCGATCTGGCGGTCGCGGCGGCCGGTGCGATGGTGACCGTCAACTCCGTCGTCTACGTCCGTGACGTCCTGGGGTTGCCGGAGGGCGCCCTGCCGCTGGCGCTCGGGGCGTACGGGGCCGGGTCGATGGTGGTCGCCCTGATCCTGCCGCGGGTCTTGGACAAGATGCCGGAGCGGGCGGTGATGCTGCCGGGCGCGCTGGCGTCGGCCGTCGTCTTCGCCGGGCTCGGGGCCGTCACGGCCGCCCCGGGCGGGGGCTGGCGGGTTCCCGCGCTGCTGGGTCTCTGGGCCGCGTTCGGTGCCGCGTGCTCGGCGGTGCTCACCCCGACCGGGCGGCTCATCCGGCGCTCGGTGCCGCCCGGGGAGCGTACGGCCGCGTTCGCCGCCCAGTTCTCCCTGTCGCACGGCTGCTGGCTGCTGACGTACCCCCTGGCCGGCTGGCTCGGGGCGGCGGCCGGGCTCGACTGGGCGGTACTCGCCCTGGGTTCGATCGCCCTGTCCGCCGCCCTGCTGGCCGTACGGCTGTGGCCGCGGCCGCCCGCCACCGCGGGCACCGCCCCCGTCGGGGTGCCGTGGGCGGTGCCCGCTCCTGGGGTCAGACGCTGAGCGCCGCCCGTACGGTCCCCTCCGCCCCGGTGCCACCGTCGCCGGAGGAGGTGACCCGGCCCGCTTCGAGGACGTAGTAGTGCTGGGCCGCTCGCATGGCGAAGCCGACGTGTTGTTCGACGAGGAGCACGGAGAGGCCGCCGCGGCGGGTCAGGGCGAGGATCGTCTCCTCGATCTCGGCCACCACGGAGGGCTGGATACCCTCGGTCGGTTCGTCGAGGAGGAGGAGTTTCGGGCGGGTGATCAGGGCGCGGGCGAGGGCGAGTTGCTGGCGCTGGCCGCCTGAGAGCAGACCCGCGCGGCGGCCGGACAGCTCGCGCAGGACGGGGAACAGGTCGAGTGCCTCGGCGACGGCCTCCTTGCCGTCGGGGCGGCCGTCGGCGACGAGTTGCAGGTTCTCGGCGGTGGTGAGGTGCGGAAAGGCCTGCTGGCCCTGGGGGACGTAGGCCATTCCCTTGGCGACCCGCTGGTGCGGTGCGAGGTGGGTGATGTCCTCGCCGTTCAGCAGGATGCTGCCGCTCCTCGGCTTGAGCAGGCCCATGGCGGCGCGCAGGAGGGTGCTCTTGCCGGCGCCGTTGTGGCCGAGGACGGTGGCGACGCCGTCGTCCGGGACGGAGACGGTGACGCCGTGCAGCACGGTCGTGCGGTCGTAGCCGGCGTGGACGGATTTCAGCTCCAGCATGGCGTCACGCCTCCTGTGCCTGGGTCGAGGGAACGGGGTCGGGGTCGGAGGCGCGGCCGAGGTAGACCTCCTGGACCCTGGCGTCGGCCTGGACGTCGGCGACGGAGCCCTCGCTGAGGACCTTGCCGGCGTGCAGGACGGTGACGCTGCGGGCGAAGGAGCGCATGAAGTCCATGTCGTGCTCGATGACGACGACCGTGTGGTCCTCGCTCACGCGTCGCAACAGCTCGCCGGTGGCCTCGCGTTCGTCATGGCTCATGCCGGCGACGGGCTCGTCGAGCAGGAGCAGCCGCACGTTCTGGACGAGCAGCATGCCGATCTCCAGCCACTGCTTCTGACCGTGGGCGAGCACGCCCGCCGGGCGGTCGCGCAGGTCGGTCAGGCCCGTGGTCTCCAAGGCCTTGGTCACCTGCTCGGGTACGCCCTTGCGGCGCCGGAGCATCGTCAGCGGGCCGCGTCCGGCGCCCGCCGCGATGTCGAGGTTCTGCAGGACGGTCAGCTCCTCGAAGACCGTGGCCGTCTGGAACGTACGGCCGATACCCATGCGGGCGATCCGGTGCACGGGCTTGCCGAGGAGCTCCTCACCGCCGAAGCGGACCGACCCGGCGGACTTCACCAGGCCGGTGACCGCGTCGACGAGGGTGGTCTTGCCCGCGCCGTTCGGGCCGATGAGGAAGCGCAGGTCGCCGGGGCGGATGTCCAGGTCCACGCCGTCGACGGCCTTGAAGCCGTCGAACGTCACCCGCAGATCGCGGACCGTCAGTCCCTCGCCGCTCATGTTGTTCCTCCGGTCGGGGTCGTGGGGGTACGGCGCCCCCGCAGGACGGTCACGAGGGACGCCAGGCCGCCGGGCAGGAAGCCGACCGCCAGCACGAACAGCAGTCCCTGCAGATACGTCCAGGCCGCGGGGAAGGCGTCGGAGAGCGTGCTCTGCGCCCAGGCGACCGCGATCGCGCCGAGCACCGCGCCCACCAGGCTGGCCCGGCCGCCGACGGCCGCGCCGATGACGAAGCCGATGGACGGGACGATGCCGATCAGGGCCGGGGAGATGATCCCGACGGCCGGGACGAAGAGGGCACCGGCGAGGCCCGCCATGCCCGCGGCGACGACGTAGGCGACAAGCTTGACGTTGGCCGGGTCGTAGCCGAGGAAGCGGACCCGTTCCTCGGAGTCACGTACGGCGACGAGGAGTTCGCCGTAGCGGCTGACGAACAACTGGCGGGCAGCGGCCATCAGCAGCAGGAGCGCGGCGGCGATGATGAAGTACACCGTGCGCTGGTTGACGGGGTCGCCCAGGTCGTAGCCGAAGAAGCCCTGGATGTCGGTCAGGCCGTTGGTGCCGCCGGTGGTGGCCTGCTGACCGACGAGCCAGATGGCGAGGGCGGCCGCGAGCGCCTGACTGAGGATCGCGAAGTAGGCGCCCTTGACCCGGCGGCGGAAGACGAAGAAGCCGAGCAGCGCGGCGACCGCCATCGGCAGCAGCACGGTCATCGCGAGGGCGAAGGCCGGGTTGGCGAAGGGCCGCCACCACCAGGGCAGCGCGTCGCCGGTGCCGTACAACTGCATGAAGTCGGGCAGCGTCTGGCCGGTGGCGGCGGCGTCGGCGAGCTTGAGGTGCATGGCCATGGCGTAGCCACCGAGGCCGAAGAAGACCCCCTGGCCGAGGACGAGCAGGCCCCCGCGGCCCCAGGCGAGGCTGACGCCGACCGCCACGATCGCGTAACACAGGTACTTCGCAAGGAGGTTGAGCCGGAAGTCGGTGAGGGCGAGCGGGGCGACGCCCATGAGCAGGACGGCGCCGAGGAGGAAGGCGCCGGGGACGCGGAGGCGTTCGTACCGTGACACGGTCCGCTTCGTGTCGGCGGCCGGGATCGGGGAGGTTGTGGTCGTCGTCATGCCAGGCTCCGGGTGCGCAGTGTGTACAGGCCCTGGGGTCGCCACTGCAGGAAGGCGACGATCGCCACGAGCACGATGACCTTGGCGACGCTGACCGTCGTCGAGTACTCCAGGACGGACTGGAGCACGCCGAGCGCGAAGGCCGTGATGACGCTGCCCTTCAGCTGCGCGATACCGCCGACGACCACGACCAGGAAGGCGTCGACGATGTAGTTGGTGCCCATCGTCGGGCCGATCGGGCCGACGAGCGTGAGCGCGACGCCCGCCACGCCCGCGAGGCCCGAGCCGATGAAGAACGTCATACGGTCGACGCGGCCGGTGGCGATGCCGGACACCTCGGCGAGGTCGCGGTTCTGCACGACGGCCCGGATGCGGCGGCCGAGCGGCGTCAGCCGCAGGATCAGCGTGAGGCCGAGGACGCACAGGAGGGCGAGGCCGAGGATGAACAGCCGGTTGTTGGCGAAGGTGATGCCGCCGACCGAGATGTTGCCGGTCAGCAGGTCCGGGGCGTGGGTCTGGACGTTCGGGGCGCCGAAGATGTCCCGGGCCAGCTGCTGGAGCATCAGGGAGACACCCCAGGTGACCAGCAGGGTGTCCAGGGGCCGGGTGTACAGCCGGCGGATGAGCAGCCACTCCAGCAGCGCGCCGAGGCCTCCGGCGACGAGGAAGGCCAGCGGGAGGGCGACGAGCAGGGAGATGCCGGCGCCGCTGATGTCCTTCTGCAGGACGTACGTCGTGTAGGCGCCGGCCATGATGAACTCGCCGTGCGCCATGTTGATCACGCCCATCTGACCGAAGGTCAGGGTCAGGCCGAGGGCGATGAGCAGGAGGACGGCGCCGATGCTGATTCCGGTGAAGGACTGGTTGAGGATGACCGTCATGTAGCGGCTCCGGGGGGTGCGGGGTGGGTGTGCGCGGCTGCCCCTTCGGCCCCGCTTCGCCTTGGAGCTCGGGGGGTTGGGGGTGCATTGGCGGGTGCGGGTGGTTCGTGGCTGGTCGCTCAGTTCCCCGCGCCCCTTCAGGGGCGCGGGGAACTGAGCGAGCAACCGACGACCACCCGCACCGGGCTCAGGACAGGCCGGATGCCCAGTCATAGTCCTTCAGGTAGGGGTCCGGCTTGATCGGCTTGCCCGAGTTCCAGACCTCCGTGATCAGCCCGTCGGCGCCGATCTTGCCGATGCGGGCCGTCTTGTGGACGTGCTGGGTCGTGCCGTCGACGGTGACCTTGCCCTCAGGGGCGTCGAGTTCGATGCCGGCGGAGGCCTTCTTCACCTTCGCCACGTCGAAGGAACCGGCCTTCTCCACCATCTCCTTCCACAGGTAGACCGAGATGTAGGCGGCCTCCATGGGGTCGGACGTCGGCTTGTCCGCGCCGTACGCCGCCTGGTACGCCTTCACGAACTCGGTGTTCGCGGCCCCCGGCGTGGTCTGGTAGTAGTTCCACGCTGTCAACTGGCCCTCCAGGTACTGCGTGCCGATGCTCTTGACCTCCTCCTCGGCGATCGACACCGAAAGCACCGGCAGGCTCTTCGCAGACAGCCCGGCGGACTTGTACTCCTTGAAGAAGGCCACGTTGCTGTCGCCGTTGAGGGTGTTGAACACCGCGTCCGCGCCGGCGTCCTTGACCTTGTTGACGATGGTGCTGAACTCGGTGGAGCCGAGCGGCGCGTAGTCCTCGCCGACGACCGTCATGCCGTTGGCCTCCGCGTACGCCTTGATGATTTTGTTGGCGGTGCGCGGGAAAACGTAGTCGCTGCCCACCAGATACAGCCGCGTCAAACCCTGCTTCTTGAGGTAATCGAGGGCGGGGACGATCTGCTGATTGGTGGTGGCGCCGATGTAGAAGATGTACGGGGACTGCTCCAGCCCCTCGTACTGCACGGGGTAGAAGAGAAGCGACTTGTAACGCTCGAAGACGGGTTTGACGGCCTTGCGGCTGGCGGAGGTCCAGCAGCCGAAGGTGGCGACGACCTTGTCGTCGGTGATCAGCGCTTCGGCCTTCTCGGCGAAGGTCGGCCAGTCCGAGGCCCCGTCCTGACTGATGGGCTTCAGCTTCTTGCCGAGGACACCACCGGCGGCGTTGATCTCCTTCACCGCGAGCAACAACGCGTTGTGGACCGTCACTTCGCTGATGGCCATGGTGCCCGAGAGCGAGTTCAGCAGTCCCACCTTGACCGTGTCGCCGGAGGTGTCCGCCTTGGCGCCGGAGGACGAAGTGGCACTGCCGGTCTTGGCGCCGCACGCGCTGAGGGCGGCGGTCGTGCCGAACGCCGACGCACCCGCGAGAAGACCGCGTCTACTGATACCGATCCCGGACATGCACTTCCTCCTTGGACGCGTTTCACGAGCGACGACTGCGCCCACAGCCTGCGAGGAAACTGTTTCCCGTGCGTTTCAAGGCAATTGAAGAACAGTTTCCGGGGAAAGTATTTACGCGACGAAATGAGGAGGAGCCATGGAAATGATTACTTCCCGTGGAAAGGAGGTGATGACCGCTTTCCACGGGCGAGGGCACTGCTCGAAGGTAGGCTCGGGACATCCCCCTCGCGGGGGCGGGCGAACGCGAGTTGAGGAGTGCGATGGCGAGGCGGCCCCAGGAACTGCTCCACCTGCTGAGCCGGGCCGAGCGCCTCGCCGTGCGCCGAGTCCGGTCCGTGCTCGACGAGTTCGACTGCTCCGTCGAGGCATGGCGGGTCCTGGACCTGCTCTCCGACGGGCGGGGTCACAACATGACGGCCCTCGCCGATCACGCCTTCCTTCCGGCACCGAGCCTGACCAAGCTGATCGACCAACTCGTCGACCAGAACCTGGTCTTCCGCCGCGTGGACCCCACCGACCGGCGCCGCGTACTGGCCCACCTCACCCCTCGGGGCATGCGGCGCTGGCAGCTGCTCGCGCGTGAAGTGCGCGCGGACTGGGCCGAGTTGGCGCCGCTGCTGGCGGAGGAGGACGGGGCCGGGGAGCGGCTGGAGCTGCTGCTGGACCGGCTGGCGCGGAGCCTGGAGGACGGGGCCTCAACGGATCAGGACAAAGTCACCGCAGGTCGTGCGGAGCACGCAACTGAGCGAGGACGTTGAAGTCGTAACCGTCCGCCTCCGCCAGGTAGATGCGCTGCCGGACATGCCGCCCGTCGAGGCTCAGCAGGCCGCGCGGACCCTCGTACGAGACGCGGTCGGCGGCCGCCCCGATGACTCACCGAGGCTGCCCGGGGTCGGCGCTTCCAGGCCGAAGCGCAGGGCGTACTGGCCCTGGCCGTGGAACTACCTCCGCCACCTCGCGAGGGCCCACCCGGCCGTGTACGCCGTCGCCCACGCCACCGCCCTCAGCAACCTCTCCGTGGACCAGAGAACCGTCGGAGACCACTCCGCCGCTCTGGCCTCCAGCGCCGAAGCCGTCGACATTCTCCGACCGCTTGCCGAGGACGACCCCGCGCACCTGCCGCTGCTGGCCATCACCCTCAACAACCTCTCCACCCGGCAGAGCCGTGCCGGAGACGTCCAGGCAGCACTCGCCTCCGTCACGGAAGTCGTGGAGATGCGCCGAGAGTTGGCCGAGACGAACCCCACCGCCTTCCTCCCCGCCCTTGCCACTGCCCTCAACAACCGCACATACCGCCTGACCGAGACCGGGGATCGCCAGGGCGCACTGGTCTGCGTCGACGAAGCGGTGACCATCCTGCGTACCTTCGTGGACGCCCACCCCGCCGCCTACCTGCCGCGCCTCGCCTCCTTCCTGACTCACCTGTCGCAGTGTCAGGAGGATGACGGACAAGGCCGGGCCGCTGCCTCGTCAGCCACGGAAGCCGTACGTCTGTTCCGGCGTCTCACGCGGGCCAACCCCAGAGCTCACCTCTCCGACTTCGTCACCGCCCTCAACCGCTTCACCGCCCTGAGGCACGACACACAGGCCACTCTGGACGTCTGGGCGGACGCCGTCACCGCCCTCGGGGCGAACCCCGTCCCACAGGCGGAACTTCGGGCGCGCTATGCGGGTCAACTCGCCGAACACGGTGCACTGGACAAAGCCCTCGAACAGCTCGTCCACGCGGCCCTGGTCGACGACATGGAGGAACCACACTTGTTGCGCCGCGCCCGGCAGGCCATCCGCACCACGGTGGCCGAGCACGGCCTCGACGATGACCGGCTTCCCGACTGGGCCACGTCACCTCTGCCCGACGCGGCCATCGAGCTCGTGAACGAATGGGCCGCCGCATCGGACTGGCACCACGCGGAAGCGTTCCTCAGGGCACACGGCGAACAGCTCATGGCTCCCGGTCTGCGCCACGACCTTCAGGTGACCGCCGCCATCTTCCCGGGGCACGCGGAGATCGGCAACCTTACTGGTCTTCTTGACGCGATCGACTCACACGGCATCGAGCAGATCCTGGCCGGCGGCCGACGTACACACGACGCACGCCTCGCGCTTCGATCCTGGCTCGGCACCGACGACTGGCAGACGTCCAAGGACTTCCTCGACGAACCCGAGATCGCTGTGCACTCGCCCGAGGCCAAGGGCCTCCTCAGGCACGCACGGTCTCAGGTCGCCGACCAGCACCTGGCCATCCTTGAACTTTCCGAGGTCATGCCCACCGACGAGGTCTATGCCATCGTCGTCGACCAGGGCACCGCCGTCGAACAGGCCTACCAGGCGATCGAGCGGGCGGACATCCAGGCATTGCGCCGCATTCTCGCAGCGCACGACGGGCCCGTCTCCGGTGCCCCTGCCGCTCTCTTCGAAGCCGTCAACCACCTCGCCGACGGCGACACGGAGGCAGCCCGTCGGCTCGCCGTTCTGCTCGCCCGCAACGGAGCCTTCAACCAGCGCACCGCCTACGCCATCCTCCTGCGCGCCCTCGCCTCCCACGACCCCGACTTCCTCTTCGCAGAAGAGTTGGCCGATATCGTGGCCTCGGACGGCACCGCCCTCGATCCTGCCCGTGGCACGGACGAGGGCCACGGCGAACGCGTGACCCAGTGAGCGTTTGCCGAGTCCGCACCTGGCCGATCGGACCGCCAGCGGCTGCTGATTCCCCTCCCCAATGGTGTGTGCCGCGTGGGGCTGAGGAGGCGTGCGCCGGGGCGCGTGCTGTTCAGCACCGTTTTCGCGCCCCCGACGCCGCTTGTCAGCGGCCTTGTGCGGGCACTACTGTCACCACGCCTTGGTGAACGGGAAATCCGGTGTGATGCCGGTGCGGCCCTCGCCACTGTGAATCGGGAAGTCCGGCTCCAGTCCTCGCGGACAGCCACTGGGTCCTAGGGCCCTGGCGCCACATTCCCGTCTGCCGCGCGACGCCTGGCACGCACGCTCGCCGCGTTGCCGAATCGCCCACGTGGCTCCGCCACGAGGGCGCTCCGGCGCCTTGCGATCGCACGCGCCAGACGCCGCGCGGCCCGCCCTTCGGGCGGACGACGGGAATGTGACGCCAGGGCCCTAGCCCCGGGAAGGCGGAGCACGGGCGTGTGGTACCCGTCAGCCAGGAGACCGGCCAAGGCACGTCAACCATCCACGAGGTGCTGGAGAGGGTCTGCTGAGCCATGCACATAGCCGAGGGTTTCCTTCCTCCGGCGCACGCGATCGCCTGGGGCGTCGCGTCCGCGCCGTTCGTCGTCCACGGAGTACGGTCACTCACCCGTGAGGTCAGAGAGCACCCCGAGAGCACACTGTTGCTCGGCGCCTCGGGGGCCTTCACCTTCGTTCTGTCCGCGTTGAAGCTGCCGTCGGTGACCGGGAGTTGTTCGCACCCCACCGGCACGGGACTCGGCGCCATCCTGTTCCGGCCGCCGATCATGGCGGTGCTGGGCACCATCACCCTGCTCTTCCAGGCCCTGCTGCTCGCCCACGGCGGCCTGACCACACTCGGCGCCAACGTCTTCTCGATGGCGATCGCCGGGCCATGGGCCGGTTACGGCATCTACCGGCTGCTGCGGCGGTACCAAGTGCCGCTGATGGTCACGGTGTTCTTCGGCGCGTTCGTCGCGGACCTGGTCACCTACTGCGTCACCAGCGTCCAGCTCGCGCTCGCCTTCCCCGACCCGAGCAGCGGATTCCTCGGCGCGCTCGGCAAGTTCGGCTCCATCTTCTCCGTCACCCAGATCCCGCTCGCCGTGAGCGAGGGACTTCTCACGGTGCTGGTGATGCGCCTTCTGGTGCAGTCGAGCAAGGGCGAACTGACCCGGCTCGGCGTGCTCCTGAGCGGCAAGCAGAACCGGACCGAGACGGAGGCGGTGGCCCGATGAGCCGGAACACGAAGATCAACGTCCTGCTGCTGCTCGTCGTGGCCGCGCTCGCCGTACTACCGCTGGCCCTGGGCCTCGGCGACCACAAGGAGGAACCCTTCACCGGCGCCGACGGTGAGGCAGAGACGGCGATCACCGAGATCGAGCCGGACTACAAGCCGTGGTTCTCACCCCTGTACGAGCCGCCGTCCGGTGAGATCGAGTCCGCGCTGTTCTCCCTCCAGGCCGCCCTCGGCGCGGGCGTCCTCGCGTACTACTTCGGACTGCGCCGAGGGCGACGGCAGGGGGAGCAGCAGGCGCGGGAACGGGAACGGGACGCCGAGGGCACGCCACCTGACGCCGAGAGCGCGTCAGGTGGCGCCTCCGAGGAGTCCATGGCCGAGAGGTCCTGACTCTCGTGCTGCCGATCGACGCGGCGGCGCACAGCAGTCGCTGGCGCCACCGCCATCCCGTGGACAAGGCCGTGCTCGGACTGGGACTCACCGTGCTGGCGATCTCCCTACCGCCCTGGCCCGGCGCCGCCCTCGTGCTGGTGACGGCGCTCGCCGTGCTGCTGGGCCCGGCGGGCGTGCCGGGCCGTCGGCTGTGGCGCGCCTACCGGGTGCCGCTGGGTTTCTGCGTCACCGGCGCGGTGCCCCTGCTCGTCCAGGTCGGCGGGCCGGACGGGTTCGTGACCCTGGCCGAGGGCGGC
Protein-coding sequences here:
- a CDS encoding (2Fe-2S)-binding protein, which gives rise to MIAAPPKTARPGTAPHVPGLLAAAYRRLDAVCEALAVRVVEPGRESTPSPHITKDTVLLTDGQESVEAFVEAETARIQDRYDHAAPRHVAASRALHDYAWSVGLLMSGAWYLERRVPRIAPEDIRVDLASGTYEITPGTDLVCLADDPVAALPGTRPVARQEDLRAELRVAVADHMAPVLDAIGPYVRRGSRALWGMVSDDLVSGLWYLGRMRGEEAAGVRAATEVLPSARAPFPGGADFRSLRTADGREHPTRTRIGCCLYYTIRPGEACSTCPRTCDAERLRRLQG
- the urtC gene encoding urea ABC transporter permease subunit UrtC — protein: MTTTTTSPIPAADTKRTVSRYERLRVPGAFLLGAVLLMGVAPLALTDFRLNLLAKYLCYAIVAVGVSLAWGRGGLLVLGQGVFFGLGGYAMAMHLKLADAAATGQTLPDFMQLYGTGDALPWWWRPFANPAFALAMTVLLPMAVAALLGFFVFRRRVKGAYFAILSQALAAALAIWLVGQQATTGGTNGLTDIQGFFGYDLGDPVNQRTVYFIIAAALLLLMAAARQLFVSRYGELLVAVRDSEERVRFLGYDPANVKLVAYVVAAGMAGLAGALFVPAVGIISPALIGIVPSIGFVIGAAVGGRASLVGAVLGAIAVAWAQSTLSDAFPAAWTYLQGLLFVLAVGFLPGGLASLVTVLRGRRTPTTPTGGTT
- the urtB gene encoding urea ABC transporter permease subunit UrtB codes for the protein MTVILNQSFTGISIGAVLLLIALGLTLTFGQMGVINMAHGEFIMAGAYTTYVLQKDISGAGISLLVALPLAFLVAGGLGALLEWLLIRRLYTRPLDTLLVTWGVSLMLQQLARDIFGAPNVQTHAPDLLTGNISVGGITFANNRLFILGLALLCVLGLTLILRLTPLGRRIRAVVQNRDLAEVSGIATGRVDRMTFFIGSGLAGVAGVALTLVGPIGPTMGTNYIVDAFLVVVVGGIAQLKGSVITAFALGVLQSVLEYSTTVSVAKVIVLVAIVAFLQWRPQGLYTLRTRSLA
- the urtE gene encoding urea ABC transporter ATP-binding subunit UrtE, whose amino-acid sequence is MLELKSVHAGYDRTTVLHGVTVSVPDDGVATVLGHNGAGKSTLLRAAMGLLKPRSGSILLNGEDITHLAPHQRVAKGMAYVPQGQQAFPHLTTAENLQLVADGRPDGKEAVAEALDLFPVLRELSGRRAGLLSGGQRQQLALARALITRPKLLLLDEPTEGIQPSVVAEIEETILALTRRGGLSVLLVEQHVGFAMRAAQHYYVLEAGRVTSSGDGGTGAEGTVRAALSV
- a CDS encoding 3-hydroxyacyl-CoA dehydrogenase NAD-binding domain-containing protein; translated protein: MTTPSRIGVVGCGLMGSGIAETVARSGLDVLVTQVGRPAVAAGAAVSRNPSARPYAPWRTAT
- the urtA gene encoding urea ABC transporter substrate-binding protein encodes the protein MSGIGISRRGLLAGASAFGTTAALSACGAKTGSATSSSGAKADTSGDTVKVGLLNSLSGTMAISEVTVHNALLLAVKEINAAGGVLGKKLKPISQDGASDWPTFAEKAEALITDDKVVATFGCWTSASRKAVKPVFERYKSLLFYPVQYEGLEQSPYIFYIGATTNQQIVPALDYLKKQGLTRLYLVGSDYVFPRTANKIIKAYAEANGMTVVGEDYAPLGSTEFSTIVNKVKDAGADAVFNTLNGDSNVAFFKEYKSAGLSAKSLPVLSVSIAEEEVKSIGTQYLEGQLTAWNYYQTTPGAANTEFVKAYQAAYGADKPTSDPMEAAYISVYLWKEMVEKAGSFDVAKVKKASAGIELDAPEGKVTVDGTTQHVHKTARIGKIGADGLITEVWNSGKPIKPDPYLKDYDWASGLS
- a CDS encoding MFS transporter — translated: MLDVLRHRAYRRLFAAQVIALVGTGLATVALGLLAYDLAGSDAGSVLGTALAIKMVAYVAIAPVVGAIGDRLPRRGLMVSADLVRAGVAVFLPFVDQVWQVYVLVFLLQSASAAFTPTFQAVIPDVLPEERAYTRALSMSRLAYDLESLLSPVLAAALLSVVSYNWLFTGTVLGFVASAALVVSTALPERAARTAPGTGRRTGTGTRLFLAVPRLRALLALDLAVAAAGAMVTVNSVVYVRDVLGLPEGALPLALGAYGAGSMVVALILPRVLDKMPERAVMLPGALASAVVFAGLGAVTAAPGGGWRVPALLGLWAAFGAACSAVLTPTGRLIRRSVPPGERTAAFAAQFSLSHGCWLLTYPLAGWLGAAAGLDWAVLALGSIALSAALLAVRLWPRPPATAGTAPVGVPWAVPAPGVRR
- a CDS encoding ArsR/SmtB family transcription factor — encoded protein: MPERHAVSPAPGAHLSAPDRARLTEATGVFAMLSDVTRLHLLWLLAQGESDVGSLAERCEASRTAVSQHLAKLRLAGLVDTRREGRHIHYSLSDGHLRRLVVEALSHADHRVSGQAPHD
- the urtD gene encoding urea ABC transporter ATP-binding protein UrtD — encoded protein: MSGEGLTVRDLRVTFDGFKAVDGVDLDIRPGDLRFLIGPNGAGKTTLVDAVTGLVKSAGSVRFGGEELLGKPVHRIARMGIGRTFQTATVFEELTVLQNLDIAAGAGRGPLTMLRRRKGVPEQVTKALETTGLTDLRDRPAGVLAHGQKQWLEIGMLLVQNVRLLLLDEPVAGMSHDEREATGELLRRVSEDHTVVVIEHDMDFMRSFARSVTVLHAGKVLSEGSVADVQADARVQEVYLGRASDPDPVPSTQAQEA
- a CDS encoding 3-hydroxyacyl-CoA dehydrogenase family protein, yielding MGPLRLLDLIGLDTAQAVVESLYEEHAEPLCAPSPLAASHGRGGAPRQEVGAGVLRVPGLVTS